The proteins below come from a single Esox lucius isolate fEsoLuc1 chromosome 7, fEsoLuc1.pri, whole genome shotgun sequence genomic window:
- the nsrp1 gene encoding nuclear speckle splicing regulatory protein 1 — MAAPGKQYGLIISQKAASKTVTLPRPSVFGDDSDEETSVGESLQKEALKKRMMKQTRLEMQKALEQDSSVYDYDGVYEDMQKQRLESSKKILGGTDRKPKYINQLMRAVEERKKEQERRDERKIQKEREAEGEQFADKEAYVTSAYRQKLKEREEEAEREKRQEAIEAALDVKKQKDMSGFYRHLLNQTVGEEAIPDRSAPRDEVLKTVKTEAPSLPPPSPPSRDHAPSSHSDSEEGLDLKAGFSKPPPGAKRHYRQRSPSSGSGEEKVQEKDREKDSKSHRERERERDRGKERDRERDRGKDRDRQRDRDREGRHGGRRDEKDRRRERDRDEDRGRGRRDKERDERMGKRDRSPKVRLERNGEKEKKIPVDDKGAERDTTRERGGGEKEKTTMRTEGKDEEKNDKQVEEKEGEEKETRKEGVGDETRKEGVGDETRKEGEGEGDETRKEGEGDEIRKEGEEERKVSKFAKRSSEETVMSARDRYLARQIARSACKTYIEKEED; from the exons ATGGCGGCCCCTGGTAAACA GTACGGGCTGATCATATCCCAGAAAGCAGCGTCTAAGACCGTCACCTTGCCGAGACCATCAGTGTTTGGAGATGACTCAGACGAAGAG ACCTCAGTGGGGGAGAGTTTGCAGAAGGAGGCACTGAAGAAGCGGATGATGAAACAG ACACGTCTGGAGATGCAGAAGGCTCTGGAGCAGGATAGCAGTGTGTATGACTATGATGGTGTCTATGAAGACATGCAGAAACAGAGGCTGGAGAGCAGCAAGAAAATACTGGGTGGAACAGACAGGAAG CCGAAGTACATCAACCAGTTGATGCGAgcggtggaggagaggaagaaggagcAGGAacggagggatgagaggaagatccagaaggagagggaggcggAGGGAGAGCAGTTTGCCGACAAGGAGGCGTACGTTACGTCTGCTTACAGACAAAAActcaaggagagagaggaggaggcggaaagagagaagagacaggagGCGATCGAAG CTGCCCTGGATGTGAAGAAGCAGAAGGACATGAGTGGTTTCTATAGACACCTCCTGAACCAGACTGTGGGAGAGGAGGCCATACCAGACCGCTCTGCGCCCAG GGATGAGGTTTTGAAGACCGTTAAGACTGAAGCGCCGTCACTCCCCCCACCTTCTCCCCCTTCACGAGACCACGCCCCCAGTTCCCATAGTGACAGTGAGGAGGGGCTGGACCTGAAGGCGGGGTTCAGTAAACCTCCTCCCGGCGCCAAACGCCACTACCGACAGAGGTCCCCTTCATCCGGAAGCGGAGAGGAGAAGGttcaagagaaagacagagagaaagacagtaagagccacagagagagagagagagagagagaccgagggaaggagagagacagggagagagaccgagggaaggacagagacaggcagagagaccgAGACCGGGAAGGGAGACATGGAGGACGGAGAGACGAAAAGGAtcgaaggagggagagagacagggatgaggACCGAGGCAGAGGAAGGAGGgataaagagagggatgagaggatggggaagagagacaggagcCCGAAAGTTAGActggagagaaatggagagaaggagaaaaagataCCAGTAGATGACAAGGGAGCAGAAAGGGACACGACccgggagagaggaggaggagagaaagaaaagacaacAATGAGAACAGAAGGAAAGGATGAGGAAAAGAATGACAAGCAGgtagaggagaaggagggagaggagaaggagacaaGGAAGGAGGGAGTGGGGGACGAGACAAGGAAGGAGGGAGTGGGGGACGAGACAAGGAAGGAGGGA gagggagagggggacgagacaaggaaggagggagagggggacgaGATAAGGaaggagggggaagaggagaggaaagtgAGTAAATTTGCTAAGCGTAGCAGTGAGGAGACCGTGATGTCAGCCAGAGACCGATACCTGGCCAGACAGATCGCACGCTCAGCATGCAAGACATATATCGAGAAGGAGGaggactga